In Desulfosediminicola ganghwensis, a single window of DNA contains:
- a CDS encoding L-threonylcarbamoyladenylate synthase, which produces MLLEINPFNPQPRLINRVVEQLKSGAVVCYPTDTGYGIGCDIFNQKAIKRVAQIKQRPKQKPFSFMCSDLTHISNYAHVSNTAYRLLKKRLPGPYTFVLPGTKVVPKVMVTKQKTVGIRVPDNQISQMLIQALGNPIVNTSLPDGEKSPLSDPYDIDLLLGNRVDLVIDGGLVYTDPSSVIDLTGEVPEVLREGKGDVTPFLR; this is translated from the coding sequence ATGCTACTTGAAATCAACCCGTTTAACCCACAACCCAGGCTTATAAACCGGGTCGTTGAACAGCTTAAGAGCGGTGCCGTGGTATGCTATCCCACCGACACCGGCTACGGTATCGGTTGCGACATTTTTAATCAGAAGGCGATTAAACGCGTCGCGCAGATAAAACAGCGTCCGAAACAAAAACCATTCTCATTCATGTGTTCAGACCTGACACATATCAGCAATTATGCCCATGTGTCGAATACCGCCTACAGACTGCTGAAGAAACGTCTGCCTGGACCATATACGTTTGTTCTGCCCGGGACGAAAGTGGTACCAAAAGTAATGGTGACCAAGCAGAAAACTGTAGGTATACGTGTTCCGGACAACCAGATAAGCCAAATGCTTATCCAGGCTCTCGGCAATCCCATCGTCAATACGAGTCTGCCGGACGGGGAAAAATCCCCACTATCAGACCCGTATGACATTGACCTGCTGCTGGGCAACAGGGTCGACCTGGTGATAGACGGAGGACTTGTCTATACCGATCCCTCATCAGTCATCGATCTGACCGGTGAGGTTCCGGAGGTCCTCCGTGAAGGAAAAGGAGACGTTACTCCTTTTCTTCGATGA
- the guaB gene encoding IMP dehydrogenase: protein MLPDNIETALTFDDLLLVPSASEVLPNEVSLATQLTDSIKLNTPLVSSAMDTVTEHRTAIAMAREGGIGIIHKNMSIEQQVLEVERVKKSESGMIIDPITVNKNQSVQEVQEIMSMYKISGLPVLHEGKLVGIVTNRDLRFVSDGDLRVSDVMTSKNLVTAKAGITLEHSKALLHEHRIEKLLVVDDAGALKGLITIKDLEKIKKYPNAAKDSYGRLLAGAALGVGDNIEAHAEALMKVGIDVVVIDSAHGHSKGVIRAVERVRGTFPNLSIIAGNVATEEATADLIKAGVNAVKVGVGPGSICTTRIVAGIGVPQMTAIRNCVKAGSKHGIPIIADGGIKHSGELAKAIGAGASSIMIGSLFAGTDETPGETFLYQGRTYKGYRGMGSLGAMSQGSSDRYFQSEVSSTSKLVPEGIEGKVPYRGPIISVIYQLLGGLRSGMGYVGAATINDLQTKAKFVRISPAGLRESHVHDVIITKEAPNYRTA from the coding sequence ATGTTACCAGATAATATTGAAACAGCACTCACATTCGATGATTTACTTCTTGTACCGTCTGCATCAGAGGTCCTTCCTAATGAAGTGTCGCTTGCGACACAACTCACAGATTCAATTAAATTGAATACACCGCTGGTCAGTTCCGCTATGGATACTGTAACCGAGCACCGCACTGCCATTGCAATGGCGCGGGAGGGTGGCATTGGTATCATCCATAAAAACATGAGCATCGAACAGCAGGTGCTTGAAGTCGAGCGGGTGAAAAAATCAGAGTCCGGCATGATCATCGATCCGATCACCGTCAATAAGAACCAGTCAGTACAGGAAGTTCAGGAGATCATGTCAATGTACAAGATTTCCGGTCTGCCTGTTCTGCACGAAGGCAAGTTGGTGGGAATCGTCACCAACCGCGACCTCCGCTTCGTCTCCGATGGCGACCTGAGAGTCTCTGATGTTATGACCAGCAAAAACCTGGTTACAGCCAAAGCCGGTATCACTCTTGAACATTCCAAGGCCTTGCTCCATGAGCATCGCATTGAAAAGCTGCTGGTTGTTGACGACGCAGGTGCCTTGAAAGGCCTGATCACCATCAAGGATCTTGAGAAGATCAAGAAATATCCGAACGCAGCCAAAGACAGCTACGGCAGACTTCTTGCCGGCGCGGCGCTTGGTGTGGGCGATAATATCGAGGCCCACGCAGAGGCCTTGATGAAGGTCGGTATCGATGTTGTGGTAATCGATTCAGCCCACGGTCACTCCAAAGGTGTCATTCGCGCTGTTGAGCGGGTACGCGGTACGTTCCCGAATCTCTCTATCATTGCCGGTAACGTGGCTACTGAAGAGGCCACTGCGGATTTGATCAAGGCTGGTGTAAACGCGGTAAAAGTAGGTGTTGGTCCTGGCTCCATCTGTACTACCCGCATCGTGGCCGGTATCGGTGTGCCGCAGATGACGGCTATCAGAAACTGTGTAAAAGCGGGCAGCAAACATGGCATTCCGATTATTGCCGATGGTGGCATCAAGCATTCAGGTGAGTTGGCCAAGGCTATTGGTGCCGGTGCAAGCAGTATTATGATCGGCTCCCTCTTTGCCGGTACCGATGAGACCCCGGGTGAAACTTTCCTCTATCAGGGCAGAACCTACAAAGGATATCGCGGTATGGGCTCTCTGGGCGCAATGAGTCAGGGCTCTTCCGACAGGTACTTCCAGTCTGAAGTAAGTTCCACGTCAAAGCTGGTTCCTGAAGGTATTGAAGGTAAAGTGCCGTATCGTGGCCCGATCATCTCGGTTATTTATCAGCTTCTCGGCGGTCTCCGTTCCGGCATGGGCTATGTCGGTGCAGCGACCATTAATGACCTGCAAACCAAAGCGAAATTTGTTCGTATCTCACCGGCTGGTCTGCGCGAGTCCCATGTTCATGATGTAATTATCACCAAGGAAGCGCCTAACTACCGCACCGCATAA
- the guaA gene encoding glutamine-hydrolyzing GMP synthase: MDIHSEKILILDFGSQTTQLIARRIREQKVYSEIHPFNISIDKIRELKPTGIVLSGGPCSVYDEDAPHCDSEVFELGVPILGICYGAQLMVQQNGGKVEKAEKREFGKADLHVSFTEGLFAGLETGDFPHQVWMSHGDRIEVLPEVFEVTATSEHSPYAAIRHTQKPFVAVQFHPEVAHTLIGNDVLRNFIFGICGCSPNWTMHSFIEANVEAIREKVGDGHVICALSGGVDSSVVAAIIHKAIGDQLTCIYVNNGLMRTGESESILRFFREKTKLNVIQVDATEFFLSELDGVLDPEIKRKRIGLGFIKIFEEEAHKIGEVQYLAQGTLYPDVIESVSFRGEAPIKSHHNVGGLPDIMKLDLIEPLRELFKDEVRELGLELGLPEEAIYRQPFPGPGLGIRIMGEVTGERLDILRQADVIVLEEMRKAGLYRKVWQSFAVLLPIQTVGVMGDGRTYENVVAIRAVDSRDAMTADWSRLPYDVLGVISSRIINEVRGVNRVCYDISSKPPATIEWE, encoded by the coding sequence ATGGATATCCACAGCGAAAAAATACTCATTCTGGACTTCGGTTCACAAACCACTCAGCTCATCGCCAGGCGGATCAGGGAGCAGAAGGTATACAGTGAGATTCACCCTTTCAATATCTCCATCGACAAAATACGTGAGCTGAAACCCACCGGTATTGTTCTGTCTGGTGGACCGTGCTCCGTATACGACGAAGACGCTCCGCACTGCGATTCCGAGGTGTTTGAGCTTGGTGTACCGATACTCGGTATCTGCTACGGGGCCCAGCTGATGGTTCAGCAGAACGGCGGTAAGGTCGAAAAGGCTGAAAAACGTGAGTTCGGTAAGGCCGATCTGCACGTAAGCTTCACTGAGGGGCTTTTCGCGGGTCTTGAGACCGGTGATTTCCCACATCAGGTCTGGATGAGCCATGGTGACCGCATCGAAGTGCTGCCTGAGGTTTTCGAAGTAACAGCTACCAGCGAGCATTCGCCCTATGCGGCAATCAGGCACACCCAGAAACCTTTCGTGGCTGTCCAGTTCCACCCTGAGGTGGCGCACACCCTGATCGGTAACGACGTACTGCGGAACTTTATCTTCGGTATCTGTGGTTGCTCCCCAAACTGGACCATGCACTCTTTCATCGAGGCCAATGTGGAGGCCATTCGCGAGAAGGTCGGTGATGGCCATGTCATCTGCGCTCTCTCCGGTGGTGTTGACTCTTCCGTTGTAGCGGCAATTATCCATAAGGCCATCGGTGATCAGCTGACCTGTATTTACGTCAATAACGGTCTGATGCGTACCGGTGAGTCTGAGTCCATCCTCAGATTTTTCAGGGAGAAGACCAAACTCAACGTAATCCAGGTTGATGCCACCGAGTTCTTCCTCAGCGAGCTGGATGGGGTACTCGATCCGGAGATCAAGCGTAAGCGCATCGGTCTCGGTTTTATAAAGATTTTCGAAGAAGAGGCCCATAAGATTGGTGAGGTACAGTATCTCGCCCAGGGAACGCTCTACCCTGATGTAATTGAGTCCGTTTCCTTCCGTGGTGAGGCTCCGATCAAGTCCCATCATAATGTTGGCGGCCTGCCGGATATCATGAAGCTTGACCTGATCGAACCACTCCGCGAACTGTTCAAGGACGAGGTTCGTGAACTCGGGCTTGAGCTTGGTCTGCCGGAAGAGGCGATTTATCGTCAGCCGTTCCCGGGGCCGGGCCTCGGTATCAGGATTATGGGTGAAGTTACCGGTGAGCGCCTGGACATTCTGCGTCAGGCTGATGTAATTGTGCTTGAGGAGATGCGCAAAGCTGGGCTGTACCGCAAGGTATGGCAGTCTTTTGCGGTACTGCTGCCGATTCAGACTGTCGGCGTTATGGGTGACGGTCGCACCTACGAGAACGTTGTTGCAATACGTGCCGTGGATTCCCGCGATGCCATGACCGCGGATTGGTCCAGATTACCGTACGATGTGCTGGGAGTAATTTCAAGCCGCATCATTAACGAGGTGCGCGGTGTGAACAGGGTATGTTACGATATCTCTTCGAAGCCTCCCGCCACTATCGAGTGGGAGTAA
- a CDS encoding NYN domain-containing protein, with translation MLKTGIYVDAENIRLCGGYGMRYDVLVDLAQAGNSELLRANSYLAEDGERTKDDPEYRQKLYRYHDVIRQCGFKVIKKFVKHFVDDEGIITTKANADMDLAIDALLQARNLDRIILLTGDSDFIRLVLALQNMGCRVEVIGFKYVSHELKEAADSFLSGFLVPGLLPILNGGAEERQRGFPMNYNPDRGFGFMRFYTLTEEGLIPESVFFHCSKAPEVNDNLFMDSSNIFEFTVVTNTDNGGRTEAWDIRLAES, from the coding sequence ATGCTAAAAACTGGTATCTATGTCGATGCCGAGAATATCCGGCTCTGCGGCGGATACGGCATGCGCTACGATGTGCTTGTCGATCTCGCCCAGGCTGGTAATTCCGAATTGCTCAGGGCAAATTCCTACCTGGCTGAAGATGGTGAAAGAACTAAAGACGATCCTGAGTATCGTCAAAAGCTCTATCGCTATCATGATGTCATCAGGCAATGTGGATTCAAGGTCATCAAAAAATTCGTGAAGCACTTTGTGGATGATGAGGGCATTATCACCACCAAGGCCAATGCGGATATGGACCTCGCAATCGATGCTCTGTTGCAGGCAAGAAACCTCGACCGAATTATCCTGCTCACTGGTGATAGTGACTTCATCCGCCTGGTACTGGCCCTGCAGAATATGGGCTGTCGGGTGGAGGTGATAGGTTTCAAGTATGTCAGTCATGAGCTGAAAGAGGCCGCGGATTCATTTCTGTCTGGTTTTCTGGTGCCGGGGTTGCTGCCGATTCTAAACGGTGGGGCGGAAGAACGGCAGCGCGGTTTTCCCATGAACTATAATCCGGATCGTGGTTTTGGTTTCATGCGTTTTTACACCCTCACCGAAGAGGGTCTGATACCTGAGTCTGTATTTTTTCATTGTTCAAAAGCACCTGAGGTCAATGATAATCTCTTTATGGATTCTTCCAATATCTTCGAGTTTACAGTTGTGACCAATACTGATAACGGGGGCAGAACCGAAGCCTGGGATATTCGTCTTGCGGAAAGCTAA
- a CDS encoding mechanosensitive ion channel family protein: protein MAFDWSSIDLVALEKLALSWGGRILSALVVLLIGMWLARKFANTFARVLESRKIDITLTKFLSTILYYIILVAVIIAAAAQVGINTASFLTVVGAASLAVGLALKDSLGNFASGVMLILFRPFRVGDYVTVGGESGTVEEIHIFNTILNTPDNQKKIIPNSLVSSNTITNVTANSTRRIDLLVGIGYDDDIKKAKETLESILAETSGVLPEPEPVVAVADLGESSVDLVVRPWVKTDEYWRVRFEITEKIKQRFDEQNISIPYPQRDVHMHGVAEA, encoded by the coding sequence ATGGCTTTTGACTGGAGTTCGATTGATTTGGTTGCACTTGAGAAGCTCGCATTGAGCTGGGGAGGAAGAATCCTCTCTGCACTGGTGGTGCTGCTCATTGGTATGTGGCTGGCCAGAAAATTTGCCAACACTTTTGCCAGAGTTCTTGAAAGCCGGAAAATAGATATCACCCTCACCAAGTTTCTCAGCACCATCCTTTATTACATCATTCTGGTAGCGGTCATCATCGCTGCAGCTGCTCAAGTCGGTATAAATACCGCATCATTTCTGACCGTTGTCGGTGCCGCCTCCCTGGCAGTCGGTCTCGCCCTGAAAGATTCCCTGGGTAACTTCGCCTCCGGGGTAATGCTTATTCTCTTTCGACCATTCAGGGTGGGAGACTATGTAACAGTTGGCGGCGAGAGTGGAACTGTTGAAGAAATACATATATTTAACACCATTCTAAATACTCCGGACAACCAGAAAAAGATTATCCCCAATTCTCTGGTGAGCAGCAATACCATCACCAACGTTACCGCCAATTCAACCCGCCGAATAGATCTGCTGGTGGGAATCGGCTATGATGATGATATTAAGAAAGCCAAGGAAACTTTAGAGTCGATCCTGGCAGAAACTTCCGGTGTGTTGCCGGAACCGGAGCCGGTGGTGGCTGTTGCTGATCTTGGTGAATCATCTGTGGACCTCGTGGTGCGGCCATGGGTGAAGACTGATGAGTATTGGCGGGTTCGCTTCGAGATAACCGAAAAAATCAAACAGAGGTTTGATGAGCAGAACATCAGTATTCCGTATCCACAGAGGGATGTGCACATGCACGGGGTTGCGGAGGCCTGA
- the glk gene encoding glucokinase, translated as MLLAVDIGGTKCELALFPSGSSLTPVARKRFASADYPDLEEIVAEFLSETGEKPTHACVGVAGVVSDGCGRVTNLPWIVHEETIQQRFGFQAVQLINDLTSVCASLPILEGADLMEIQAGQPQAGQLIGVVAPGTGLGEGLLVQKDGLFFPRGCEGGHADFAPVDELQTELMKWMLGRRQRVSYESLIAGPGIPNLYDFLHEQQGIPELAEVRQEFDSTTDRTPVIFHHAFSEHPCLLCRQTIDLFLEILGAEAGNLALKLYARGGIYIGGGIVPRIADKVSFDGFRQAFQAKGKMAELMETFPVQLILRKDAALLGVAKYGREIMIGTPVRTTRHFH; from the coding sequence ATGCTATTAGCTGTTGATATTGGTGGTACCAAATGTGAACTGGCTCTTTTCCCTTCAGGAAGCAGCCTCACGCCGGTCGCCCGAAAACGCTTTGCCAGTGCAGACTACCCGGATCTTGAAGAGATAGTCGCAGAGTTCCTGTCTGAAACAGGGGAGAAGCCAACCCATGCCTGTGTTGGTGTGGCCGGAGTGGTCAGTGATGGCTGCGGCAGAGTGACCAACCTCCCCTGGATAGTACATGAAGAAACTATACAGCAGCGTTTTGGTTTTCAAGCTGTTCAACTTATCAATGATCTCACCTCCGTCTGTGCGTCCCTGCCGATACTGGAAGGGGCCGATCTCATGGAGATTCAGGCTGGCCAACCGCAAGCTGGCCAGTTGATAGGAGTGGTTGCCCCGGGGACCGGCCTCGGTGAAGGGCTGCTGGTGCAAAAAGATGGTTTGTTCTTTCCCAGGGGATGTGAAGGTGGTCATGCCGACTTCGCCCCGGTGGATGAATTGCAGACTGAGCTGATGAAGTGGATGCTCGGCAGACGTCAAAGGGTCAGCTATGAGAGCCTCATCGCCGGGCCGGGAATACCAAACCTCTACGATTTTCTGCATGAGCAGCAAGGGATTCCCGAGCTGGCCGAGGTTCGGCAAGAGTTTGACTCCACCACAGATCGTACCCCGGTCATATTTCACCATGCCTTCAGTGAGCATCCCTGTCTGCTCTGCCGACAGACCATAGACCTCTTTTTAGAGATTCTGGGAGCTGAAGCCGGCAACCTGGCCTTGAAGCTCTATGCACGCGGTGGAATCTATATCGGTGGGGGAATTGTGCCGAGGATAGCTGACAAGGTATCTTTTGACGGTTTTCGCCAGGCATTTCAGGCCAAGGGGAAAATGGCCGAACTCATGGAAACGTTTCCGGTACAACTGATCCTGCGTAAGGATGCGGCACTGCTTGGGGTCGCTAAATATGGTCGTGAGATTATGATTGGTACACCAGTAAGAACCACCAGGCATTTTCATTAA
- a CDS encoding phosphotransferase enzyme family protein, which yields MALKQTFIPVEVLNSYGLADRETVVVPLGKGNINDTYLVSFSSGKVVFQRINAAVFPAPAAIAANFQFVSGHIQKQIRTAPFEYQCAELIPTLEGEGWYIDQKGECWRAQNYIEHAVPESRHLNYGSAVQLGQVLARFHLLTEGLDVTELHEPIPGFHRTLRYLESFDTALAEAQPADSAALSACRAYVERFRKRVTVLERERASGRLPIRVMHGDPKLDNVIWRESEQAKGLFDLDTVGPGLRLYDLGDCLRSSCNLIGEEACQHEVTFSAEIFQAVLEGYFSAGDNFLGANERELIVDAALTITVELGVRFLTDYISGNVYFKTTRDGQNLERALVQFKLADSMESQEKELRRMIA from the coding sequence ATGGCCTTAAAGCAAACATTTATCCCTGTTGAAGTATTGAACTCTTATGGTCTGGCCGATCGGGAAACGGTGGTCGTTCCATTGGGTAAGGGGAATATTAATGATACCTACCTCGTCTCTTTTTCAAGCGGAAAAGTTGTATTTCAACGAATTAACGCTGCCGTTTTCCCAGCTCCTGCAGCTATTGCCGCCAATTTCCAGTTTGTCTCAGGTCACATTCAAAAACAGATAAGAACAGCTCCTTTTGAGTATCAATGTGCAGAACTGATTCCCACTCTGGAAGGGGAGGGATGGTACATTGACCAAAAAGGGGAATGCTGGCGAGCACAGAATTATATTGAGCATGCCGTTCCGGAAAGCCGGCACCTGAATTATGGCAGTGCTGTGCAATTGGGCCAGGTGCTCGCTCGTTTTCATCTGCTCACAGAAGGACTGGATGTGACGGAACTTCACGAACCGATTCCTGGTTTTCACCGTACTCTTCGTTATCTCGAGAGTTTCGATACTGCCCTTGCTGAAGCGCAACCGGCTGATAGCGCCGCGCTTTCTGCATGTAGAGCATATGTAGAGCGATTTCGGAAGAGAGTTACGGTCCTGGAGCGAGAGCGTGCTTCAGGAAGGTTACCGATCAGGGTCATGCACGGTGATCCGAAGCTCGATAACGTCATCTGGAGAGAATCAGAACAGGCGAAAGGCCTTTTCGATCTGGATACTGTCGGCCCGGGACTGAGATTGTACGATCTCGGGGATTGCCTGAGATCCAGCTGCAATCTTATCGGTGAAGAAGCGTGTCAGCATGAGGTAACATTTTCTGCAGAAATTTTTCAGGCTGTGCTTGAGGGATACTTCAGTGCCGGAGACAACTTTTTAGGCGCTAACGAAAGAGAACTGATTGTTGATGCTGCACTCACGATCACTGTGGAACTGGGTGTTCGATTCCTGACAGATTATATTAGTGGTAATGTTTATTTCAAAACGACCAGAGATGGGCAAAACCTTGAGCGAGCGTTGGTGCAATTCAAACTGGCCGACTCCATGGAATCGCAGGAGAAGGAGCTTCGACGCATGATAGCCTGA